The following nucleotide sequence is from Capra hircus breed San Clemente chromosome 16, ASM170441v1, whole genome shotgun sequence.
CATCGAGAAGCCACAAAGACAGGCAGAGGTCGAAGAGAGTGGATCCTTAGCGTCCCTTACGGTTGGGAAGCCAGATCGTTGACCACCACAGGGTCCAGTCGTGCACAGACTTGGCACTGCAAGTTTGCGGTCGTCTCCTCCAGGTGTAACGTTCCAAGGGGGCGTCTGTCTGTACTGTGTGCCTCGAAACAGTGTCTCTGTGAAAGTCTAAAGCTCTTTCTGTATGTATATGATAACGAGGGGCAGGAATTTCTTTTAGTTTTGAGTTAATTGacagacaggaagcctggcaagtTCTTGATGAGTCAGCTCAGCGCTGGATGGAAATATTATGTAGGCATCAAAAGCCTTTGCTGCCTCCCTTATTTGTCTTGGGAAAAGAATGTTGCTATGAATTGGAAAGTGGTATTTCCTTCAGTTTTGTTTATTCCTTCCTAGGTGCCTGCAGCCTTCCTCCAGATGTGCCTAATGCCCAAGCAACTTTGGGAGGACTTACAAGTTTTCCTGAACAAAGCACAGTAACCTACAAATGTAACAAAGGCTTTGTAAAAGTTCCTGGCAAGGCAGACTCAGTCGTCTGTCAGAATAATAAATGGTCAGAGCTTGCAGAATTTTGTAATCGTAAgttcttcatttcattttagaaaagttATGGAATGGAATGTTTCTCAAGTTTAATTTTATCCCTCTTTGGAATGACTGGTAATTGATAGTTTTCTAGCTTTATTAACCACCTGGGCATACCTGTTGGCAATTCACAATCTAGCTAATTGATGGTGTTACTTCCTGGAATAGGTCCTGCTCTTCATTaacagggttgttttttttttcctaacactgTAACTCTTGAACTGATTAATAGTGAAAATAAACAAGAGGTACTGTTTAGGGAGTAAATTATCTATAACTATGTTTGGTAGTTACCTTGAGACACATAACAGAGTCTTCTGTAGGACTTGCCCAGTACAACTCTgtggtgatatttttaaaaattctcaatttCCATTTCAAATCTATCTTTGTAGTCATTGCCCTAGTTTAGCCTTGACATGTAcaagtaaagataaaaatttaattcCTGCGTTTGAACAACTTGGAGCGATAGAAGCTACAGTGAACATAGAAACTGCTACAAGTATTTTTTGAAATCAGGTGTGAAATCAGGttgaactttttgtttttatttatccatAATCCCAAGGCAAGAGGTTGAAGTACATGTCTTTGCACATGTATCCTGCTTTAGTGTTTCTAACTATTCTGCATAGAGTACTTCGTCTAATTCTTCAAAGAACTCCCTGAGGTTAGTTAAGGACTTATCCACACTTTACAGTTGAGAAAGCAGCTCCCAGTTAAACAATTTCCTTGGGATCAAGAGCTCCCTATGCAGAAGAGCCAGTGAGTCTGTTGAATCATAGATCTAATGTCCCTTACACTATATGATGCCACTATAAATTCACATTTGTCTggatgtttccagtttttaaatacTTCATGTGCTCTGTTGTCTCGTCTGATCCTTGCCTCCATAGGTTgtcctgaggattaaatgagtttacATGTGTAAAACATTTACAAGTACTCAATACATGTTAGCTATCATTTTTAACTATTATTGTTGTCCAGGACACTAGCCCAGGGATCTGGAAATTCTGGTTCTTATCTATCCCTATGATACATAGGACAGGGTAAGGGAATTGGCATTAATTGAGTCAATGCCAGAATTATGCCAGGCAACTTAAATAAGTTACATTTTCTAAATTGTGGACATAGTGACTTTGGTGTACCAAATCTACTTCACAGGGCTCTAGTAATTAGGGAATGAAAATTTATATGTGAATATGCTGATACACTATCAATGCCATAGTGACATTAATATGAATACTAAATGTacaaaaaaatacagagaaagagtGATCTAAGGACCAGATAATTAGACATAGATTATAACATCAAGTGAtactcattttttgttgttgttttgttaatACTTATAGGTAGCTGTGATGTTCCAACCAGGCTACTTTTTGCATCTCTCAAAAAGTCTTATAGCCAACAGAATTATTTCCCAGAAGGTTCCACTGTGGAATATGAGTGCCGTCAGGGCTACATACGGGACCCTTCTCTCTCAGGAAACATAACTTGTCTTCAGAATTTTGTGTGGTCCAAACCTGATAGATTTTGTAAAAGTGAGTATAGTTTTAAAGAGTAATCTTATTCATGTGGTGTTTggggaaaataatgttttttcctTCACTCATAGTGGAAGTCTATGTGTACATATTATTATTTAGAATGTTTCTTAAATGAACCATTAGAAccaatttgttttaaattaggCAAACTAAATACTTGTGAgctagaaatattactttgctcactcatttcacatttaaggtttcagttcagttcagttcagtcgctcagtcgtgtctgaccctttgcaaccccatgaactgcagcaccccagccctccctgtccatcaccaactcccggagtccacccaaacccatgtccattgagtcggtggtgctatccacccatctcatcctctgtcgtccccttctcctcctgccctcaatctttcccagcatcagggtcttttcaaatgagtcggctcttcgcatcaggtggccaaagtattggagtttccaacatcagtccttccattgaacacccaagaccgatctcctttagaatggactggttggatctccttgcagtccaagggactctcaagagtcttctccaacaccacagttcaaaagcatcaattcttctgtgctcagctttctttatagtccaactctcacatccatacatgaccactggaaaagcctttAACCTAAGATTAAACTTAGTTTAAGGTTACCTAGAAATGCAGtattggtaaagaactctcctgccaatgcaggagacttaaaagacatgagttcgatccctgggtggggaagatcccctggagaaggaaatggcccactccagtattcttacctggagaatcccatggactgaggagcctggcaggctacagtccacagggttgcatagagttggatgtgactgaagtgacttaacatagtGAAAAATGACTTAagtgtatattttaaagaaagtgaaagtcgctcagtcgtgtttgactctttgtgaccccatggactaatatCTTGCTTTCTTGAAACTGATAAAATGAAGGTGCAGTTTAAATAGTTGGATAAGTAATAGCAATGGTTCAGATGGTGAATTTGCATAGATGTGCCTGataatttaacaaaaaaaatcaatttgtaTTCTTTCGTAGAAAAATCATGTCCTAAGCctagagaaatagaaaatggtCATGTCAAAATAACAACTGACATACTACTTGGTGCGACCATCTATTTTTCATGTAACACAGGGTAAGTTTGAGCATATGAAACACTATATTTAACAACTGGAAAAACAAATTAGAATTTAAGATGGAAACTTTTAGATTTGTGATAAGCAATAAAACCACCCTCTGCTCAGTGATGAACTCATTGCAGTTAAAGTTAGTAAAATGGGGCAAGAAAGGAATATTTCTTATAATACCACCAAAATTCTCTCAATTGCTAGATTTCATTATAAAGTTTTAACTGTGACTTGTAGAGGAAAAAAACTTGTGATAAGTTGATGATCCTTAGAGAAATTAAATCTTTTCAGTGTTGAAACCAGTCTTTACCTAAATAATGAGtttgcatttgtttgttttctttgtatgtAAACAATCTGTTATAAAATATCAAGGGTTAAAAACAATCATTCCTAGTGTATAAATATCGTTCTGACCTAAGATCTTTTGTAAGTTCTCTATGTGTGGGAAAGGAGTATTATCATTGAGGATTATCAGTGTTTCAAGTGCTGCTAAAACCTttatattcattttctcattCAATATCTGTAAACTGAACTATGATattttattctgtgtgtgtgtccctgttaTTTATAAAGCTACCAGTATCATTTGTCTCCTGTACTAAACACAGATATTTGGATCATTAATAACAAATCTGGGGATACTTGGAACCCTTTAAATATGAGTACATTCTATTATTCTATGGAATCTGTATTGATCTTTTAGAACTCAGAAATAGAAAAGATTTAAGCATctgtattctttaaaaatgtttttaaatattttaatattttctaacatATGCCTtacccaaataaaaaaatattttgcttatctTACACTTTTTTAATCTTTGATGTCACCcttttagatatatttttttcttctcctttatacCAAATGAGCTTTTATCACCTACTGTCTTGTCTCTATCTTCTGGTGTAATAAATATTGTAAGGTCCTATTCTGAAGGATTTAAGGGAAGTCAAATATGTGTGAATGgaacttaagtttttttttttttttcttccctcattATTTTAGGTACAAATTAGTTGGTGCAGCTTCTAGTTTCTGTGCTCCTATGGGAAATACTGTTGGGTGGTCTGCTGGATTTCCAGAATGCCAAAGTAAGACTGAAAAAATCTAAGCACTCTGCTGTAGGACTGAATAATCAATGATAAATTGCTTTTTGCTCTTTAGAATTACCCTCAGTATATGTTTGTAGTACCCTCACCTTCCAATGTGTGAATGATTTGCCTTGTTTATATAACTCTATTAGTAATGCGTCTTAATTTATTAACCATGAGGATAAAGGATTAAAAATTAGCTAAGGTTTATATTGTGTTTGGTCATTTATTATCTTATCATTCCTTCTAACAGTCAAATAAAAtagatttgggatttttttttccctccttcataatttttaattttgcggTAGTTAAAATACTATTCATTGAAAGGTCTGTACGACTTGACCCTATATGCCAAAATAAGTGGCCAAAGTAGGCACTTAACCCAGACCTGTTGATTTCAAGCCCATCATTCTTCTAAGACCTAGTGTTAATTTACACTAGATTCCTTTAAGGATTGTTAACTGAGCTAATTACGTTGAAATGTTTTAAAACGTGATATGCTTTTATCTTTAGAGAAATAAGCATACATCGTAATGAAGAAATATCTGCACTTGAAAATTCTGTCTTCTCAAGAGGGAAGAGTGCACAAAGGCTAATTTCCTAAAAGGGTATATCAAGTtaaatatatgtgcattagaGACATATGTCTCTTGAAAACAGAGGAGTAGATATGTGCAGTGTTTTAAAAACTAGGCTTTATTTCTCTCATCCTCATTGAAATTATTGCTCATTTCAAGTTTTGGTGTTATTAAGAGCAGGAAACTTGAGTAGATGTAGTGTAATTTAACAAGCATCGCGCTCTCTGGTAGGGAACATGTGCGGTCAGCTGATAAGAAGACAAATGAAATGAAGCCTTGCCAACCAGGAGTTTGCTCTTGCCACACCCACCTTGGGCCCTACCTCCTATATCtactatttcttcctttttttcattattattttcaaatatccatCCTTAATACCCACCATCACCTTTCCTATATCATCCAGTTAGGAATGCTGTAACTGATACTAAAGCAAATATGGAAAGCAAGCAGGAGCTAGACCGTATCTTTTTTTCTGACAGAGGCAACAACTTGTCACAAGTCTGGACAAGCAGTCTCCCAGTTGAGGCCAACATATTTACAAGCAACTGCTGTCATCAAGTTCACAGAAATGTGTACGCCAAGCATGCATTCCAGCACAGAAGAGCTTTTGCACTGCAAACCCAGTTTCTCTTTGTGTTTGCTTACAGCTAGTCCAGGTCTTGCTCTCTGTCTAATATCTTCAATTCTGTGGTAAAAACCCTGAGGTTCATATTTTCCACTCTGACTCTCTTACCTGGCTCTGCAACTCTGCAATCACTGACATCTGTATTCAGTGGGAAAGAGGCCTTTTCATTCAGCAACCCCATGTCTTCAACTATCCCTATTAAAGCCCTACTTCTCCTAGTGTAGACTTTCCACCAAAGACTTCAAGTAGAAAGTATAAATTCTTAAGCAGCGAGGTTTTTGAcctcaactgagcacacagcatatCTCAAGTATGCAGTCTGGGCTTTTATCAACACATGAGGCAGCACTGATGTCCCTTTGTGGATGTGGATATGGCGGTG
It contains:
- the CD55 gene encoding complement decay-accelerating factor isoform X12, producing MSPARPRARAVLSLLGGLGPQLLLLLLRPPAASGACSLPPDVPNAQATLGGLTSFPEQSTVTYKCNKGFVKVPGKADSVVCQNNKWSELAEFCNRSCDVPTRLLFASLKKSYSQQNYFPEGSTVEYECRQGYIRDPSLSGNITCLQNFVWSKPDRFCKKKSCPKPREIENGHVKITTDILLGATIYFSCNTGYKLVGAASSFCAPMGNTVGWSAGFPECQKILCPEPPKVEHGMIQEKQNSYAYGQSATYKCMEGFTLHGESSIYCTVKDDQGEWSGPLPQCRETDVSPTVLKSTEVNVPAAKSTAVPRTTLRLHATSAPKGRGSTPSVASTIASGHMCITLTILLMMLETVG
- the CD55 gene encoding complement decay-accelerating factor isoform X11, which gives rise to MSPARPRARAVLSLLGGLGPQLLLLLLRPPAASGACSLPPDVPNAQATLGGLTSFPEQSTVTYKCNKGFVKVPGKADSVVCQNNKWSELAEFCNRSCDVPTRLLFASLKKSYSQQNYFPEGSTVEYECRQGYIRDPSLSGNITCLQNFVWSKPDRFCKKKSCPKPREIENGHVKITTDILLGATIYFSCNTGYKLVGAASSFCAPMGNTVGWSAGFPECQKILCPEPPKVEHGMIQEKQNSYAYGQSATYKCMEGFTLHGESSIYCTVKDDQGEWSGPLPQCRETDVSPTVLKSTEVNVPAAKSTAVPRTTLRLHATSAPKGRGSTPSVASTIASGKCDSLRVRRICHRIWIYNSWKRILFFYCLCCCC